The following are encoded together in the Sinorhizobium terangae genome:
- a CDS encoding amino acid ABC transporter permease produces the protein MTIRRLPRSLRRKPRGCCRGGDEPHVCPAVPTTQLGGLPLSFTLSFVGLACALPLGILLALSRTSELPVIRVLATCFIEIVRGVPLISILFMATVMLPLFMPDGVTVDKLLRAQIAIIIFAAAYIAEIVRGGLQDVPKGQLEAGAAPGMGYWLVMFKIVLPQAIKKVIPPLVALFIGFFQDTTLVTIVGLLDFLDTVRSAMRDPAWQGIAVLEGYVFAAAVYFTFSALMGAYSRFLERHFRTTHD, from the coding sequence GTGACGATCCGACGCTTGCCGAGATCGCTCCGCAGGAAACCCAGGGGATGCTGCCGTGGCGGCGATGAACCTCACGTCTGCCCCGCCGTTCCGACGACGCAATTGGGCGGCCTGCCGCTCTCCTTCACGCTGTCTTTCGTGGGCCTTGCCTGCGCGCTGCCGCTCGGCATCCTGCTTGCGCTGTCGCGCACATCCGAACTGCCCGTGATCCGCGTCCTGGCCACGTGCTTCATCGAGATCGTCCGCGGTGTGCCTCTGATTAGCATCCTTTTCATGGCAACGGTGATGCTGCCGCTGTTCATGCCCGACGGCGTTACAGTCGACAAGCTGCTGCGCGCGCAGATCGCCATCATCATCTTCGCCGCCGCCTATATCGCCGAGATCGTGCGCGGCGGCCTGCAGGATGTGCCCAAGGGGCAGCTCGAAGCTGGTGCGGCGCCTGGCATGGGCTATTGGCTGGTGATGTTCAAAATCGTGCTGCCGCAGGCGATCAAGAAGGTCATTCCCCCACTCGTCGCGCTCTTCATCGGCTTCTTCCAGGACACCACGCTTGTCACCATCGTTGGCCTGCTCGATTTCCTCGATACCGTGCGCTCGGCAATGCGCGATCCTGCCTGGCAGGGCATTGCCGTGCTGGAAGGCTATGTCTTCGCCGCCGCCGTCTACTTCACCTTCAGCGCGCTGATGGGAGCCTATAGCCGCTTCCTGGAGCGTCATTTCAGGACGACCCATGACTAA
- a CDS encoding transposase — translation MADESNAGPVAAAVATDAEVKAPTAKKRRSPRPQKAASEPGQSKAPAAKRRAYTEQEKSEKLRLIATQVSDGSTLKDAIKSAGISEQTYYHWKGAAKPVEQKDTKSAKPLPAGDELADLVQLEEENQRLRKLLAEKLRAENAELRKRLGLD, via the coding sequence ATGGCTGACGAGAGTAATGCGGGACCAGTTGCTGCGGCTGTAGCGACGGACGCAGAGGTGAAAGCACCAACGGCTAAGAAGCGGAGGTCGCCACGGCCTCAGAAGGCGGCTTCCGAACCAGGTCAATCAAAGGCGCCGGCCGCTAAACGCAGGGCGTATACCGAGCAAGAGAAGAGCGAGAAGTTGAGGCTGATCGCGACGCAAGTCAGCGACGGCAGCACCCTCAAGGACGCTATCAAGAGCGCCGGCATATCGGAGCAAACCTACTATCATTGGAAAGGTGCTGCGAAGCCTGTCGAGCAAAAGGACACCAAGAGCGCCAAGCCGCTACCAGCCGGCGATGAGTTGGCAGATCTTGTCCAGCTCGAAGAGGAAAACCAGAGGCTCCGCAAGCTACTGGCGGAGAAGCTGCGAGCGGAAAATGCCGAACTGCGCAAGAGGCTCGGTCTGGACTAA
- a CDS encoding pre-toxin TG domain-containing protein — MGDGFSDRMCSAPLTEDRMCYAPGVSPPPSELERFRQALPEASKVHRNEQLRALLPSPQVIAAERRSNEADFKKLLLDAGLTEKEFEIVVVYAREQFYSGVKLSEEVLEDRIRALHPPPPRFPGTVDPRGYNVGVMPRTQIAFDFFLSAAQECLKPQNFLECFGTALSLALDFMPVIGNIKGLIEAYTGRDLITGDKIPDWARCLNVALAVLPGAGAAWKAIRAGLRAAQRGSKAAVKAVLPIAMVVAVAKATPAESMQIIKNVAGLNRTVLRTAAKEAEKVSGGVLSASKAQDAAVRELSRVLSAEQVADIEKAISQKAAKAPIAEAPAASKAATSPAPPTPKPQVPGMPGAVPGAGSGGSGGAGRRPRKKTPGKTGPKALSAAERTKAYKDVGFERRNMPQGDQYKPWGRYQVGKTGKNYEQAAKLKDGREVRIDDLEINKAAPETLDLVDYKHSKEVTEIADILKKSKGKYDDVFFKELEKSGHYQGFAGKIDQFLRQAQLILENPKALGQIIIRCSDSRTAHIYRQIVDNLYGNIFTKVGRKWVKSEGLEKIIDAIKIEVVP, encoded by the coding sequence ATGGGCGACGGGTTCAGCGACAGGATGTGCTCCGCCCCGCTCACCGAGGACCGCATGTGTTATGCCCCGGGCGTGAGCCCGCCACCCTCGGAACTGGAGAGATTCAGGCAAGCGCTTCCAGAGGCAAGCAAGGTCCACAGAAACGAGCAGCTTCGCGCATTGCTTCCTTCGCCGCAAGTGATCGCGGCCGAACGGCGCAGCAACGAAGCGGACTTCAAGAAACTCCTGCTTGATGCCGGCCTCACCGAAAAGGAATTCGAGATCGTCGTCGTTTACGCGCGAGAGCAATTCTACAGCGGCGTCAAACTGTCCGAAGAGGTCCTCGAGGATCGCATCCGGGCGCTCCACCCGCCCCCGCCTCGTTTCCCGGGCACGGTCGACCCTCGCGGCTACAACGTGGGCGTGATGCCCCGCACGCAGATCGCGTTCGACTTCTTCCTGTCGGCCGCTCAGGAATGCTTGAAACCCCAGAACTTCCTCGAGTGCTTTGGCACGGCGCTGAGCCTCGCGCTCGATTTCATGCCGGTGATCGGGAACATCAAGGGCCTCATAGAGGCATATACGGGCCGGGACCTTATAACTGGCGACAAGATCCCTGACTGGGCGCGGTGCCTCAACGTGGCGCTGGCCGTATTGCCTGGAGCGGGCGCTGCGTGGAAGGCGATCCGCGCAGGCTTGAGGGCCGCCCAGCGCGGCAGCAAAGCTGCTGTCAAGGCAGTCCTCCCGATCGCCATGGTGGTGGCCGTCGCCAAGGCAACGCCCGCTGAATCGATGCAGATCATCAAGAATGTCGCCGGTCTCAACAGGACCGTGCTCCGGACCGCTGCAAAAGAGGCTGAGAAAGTGAGCGGGGGCGTCCTTTCCGCGAGCAAGGCGCAGGACGCGGCGGTTCGGGAACTGAGCCGTGTGCTCTCCGCCGAGCAGGTTGCGGATATCGAAAAAGCGATATCGCAGAAAGCGGCAAAGGCGCCGATAGCCGAGGCCCCGGCAGCGTCGAAGGCTGCGACAAGCCCGGCCCCGCCGACACCGAAGCCCCAGGTCCCGGGCATGCCAGGCGCCGTGCCCGGCGCGGGATCCGGCGGCAGCGGAGGAGCAGGACGGCGACCGAGGAAAAAAACGCCAGGAAAGACCGGTCCAAAGGCCCTGTCTGCGGCCGAGAGGACAAAGGCCTATAAGGACGTCGGGTTCGAGAGAAGGAATATGCCGCAAGGTGACCAATACAAACCCTGGGGGCGGTACCAGGTCGGGAAGACGGGAAAGAACTACGAGCAGGCCGCGAAGCTCAAGGATGGTCGCGAGGTCAGGATCGATGATCTCGAAATAAACAAGGCCGCGCCCGAAACTCTCGATCTGGTCGACTACAAGCACTCGAAAGAGGTCACCGAGATCGCCGACATACTGAAGAAATCGAAAGGTAAGTATGACGATGTTTTCTTCAAGGAACTTGAGAAGTCCGGGCACTACCAGGGCTTCGCCGGCAAGATCGATCAATTCTTACGCCAGGCCCAACTGATCCTCGAGAATCCAAAAGCTTTGGGCCAGATTATCATCCGGTGCAGCGACAGCCGGACTGCTCACATTTATCGACAAATAGTCGACAATCTATACGGCAACATCTTCACGAAGGTCGGCAGGAAGTGGGTCAAATCGGAAGGACTGGAAAAGATCATTGACGCGATCAAGATCGAAGTTGTTCCTTGA
- a CDS encoding AI-2E family transporter translates to MVIFALLPVVGTSLVWGPIAIYLLASGAAWQGVVLLVYGMLVIGLVDNLLRPTLIDKETRIPDYLVLISTLGGIATFGPNGFVVGPVIAALFLAAWSVFPGEQSTADKSNRQK, encoded by the coding sequence ATGGTCATTTTCGCACTTCTGCCGGTGGTGGGGACCAGTCTTGTGTGGGGACCGATTGCGATCTACCTGCTGGCCTCAGGGGCGGCATGGCAGGGCGTCGTGCTGCTCGTCTACGGAATGCTGGTGATCGGGCTCGTGGACAATCTGCTGCGGCCGACCCTCATCGACAAGGAGACCAGGATCCCCGACTACCTGGTGCTGATCTCGACGCTTGGAGGTATCGCCACGTTCGGTCCGAACGGCTTTGTCGTCGGCCCGGTGATCGCCGCGCTGTTCCTGGCGGCGTGGTCGGTATTTCCGGGCGAACAATCGACCGCGGACAAAAGCAACAGACAAAAGTGA